A window of Auraticoccus monumenti contains these coding sequences:
- a CDS encoding UDP-N-acetylmuramoyl-tripeptide--D-alanyl-D-alanine ligase — protein MDELAGQVGGRVVGSDGTGATEVGPDVVTDSRLATPGALFVARPGEHADGHDFVPAAAAAGAAAVLGTRPTGLPTVVVEDVVAALGRLGRVVVDQTPGLQVVGVTGSSGKTSTKDLLAQVLEPVGPCVSPAGSFNTEVGVPLTATRVEPGTRFLVSEMGARGIGHIRYLCGLTPPRVGMVLNVGTAHLGEFGDRDTVARAKGELVEEVPADGWAVLNADDPRVLGMRPRTRARVALFAVDHRPPTAERQVWAEQVRTAGPGRYAFRLHAADDAGEQQADVELTGLGRHQVANAVAAAAAALCVGLDLDQVATGLSAAGPRSHWRMELSTRPDGVLVLNDAYNANPDSMQAALTAAAELVADQRRTHPGARLVAVLGEMLELGEQSGQEHRALGEAAAAAGVTELLVLGEHAPDVVAGFDGRGSSTPGAVGATVLATKEDAAPSLSGRLAPGDVVVVKASRACELQTVAEQLALSGEST, from the coding sequence ATCGATGAGCTGGCCGGCCAGGTCGGCGGCCGGGTGGTGGGGTCCGACGGCACCGGCGCGACCGAGGTCGGGCCCGACGTGGTGACCGACTCCCGGCTCGCCACCCCGGGGGCCCTCTTCGTGGCCCGTCCGGGTGAGCACGCCGACGGGCACGACTTCGTGCCCGCGGCGGCCGCCGCCGGTGCCGCCGCCGTGCTGGGGACGCGTCCCACCGGTCTGCCCACCGTCGTGGTCGAGGACGTGGTGGCCGCCCTGGGGCGGCTGGGCCGCGTCGTGGTCGACCAGACGCCGGGGCTGCAGGTGGTGGGCGTCACCGGCTCCTCGGGCAAGACCTCGACCAAGGACCTGCTGGCCCAGGTGCTCGAGCCGGTGGGTCCGTGCGTCTCCCCGGCGGGCTCGTTCAACACCGAGGTCGGGGTGCCGCTCACCGCCACCCGGGTCGAGCCCGGCACCCGGTTCCTGGTCAGCGAGATGGGCGCCCGCGGGATCGGCCACATCCGCTACCTCTGCGGGCTGACCCCGCCCCGGGTGGGGATGGTGCTCAACGTCGGCACCGCCCACCTGGGCGAGTTCGGCGACCGCGACACGGTGGCCCGCGCCAAGGGCGAGCTGGTGGAGGAGGTGCCGGCCGACGGCTGGGCCGTGCTCAACGCCGACGACCCCCGGGTGCTCGGGATGCGCCCCCGCACCCGCGCCCGGGTCGCCCTCTTCGCCGTGGACCACCGGCCGCCGACCGCCGAGCGGCAGGTGTGGGCCGAGCAGGTGCGGACCGCCGGCCCCGGCCGCTACGCCTTCCGGCTGCACGCCGCCGACGACGCCGGGGAGCAGCAGGCCGACGTCGAGCTGACCGGGCTCGGACGGCACCAGGTGGCCAACGCGGTGGCCGCCGCCGCGGCCGCGCTCTGCGTCGGGCTCGACCTGGACCAGGTGGCCACCGGGCTCAGCGCCGCCGGGCCCCGCTCGCACTGGCGGATGGAGCTCAGTACCCGCCCCGACGGGGTGCTGGTCCTCAACGACGCCTACAACGCCAACCCCGACTCGATGCAGGCCGCCCTGACCGCTGCCGCCGAGCTGGTGGCCGACCAGCGCCGCACCCACCCCGGCGCCCGGCTGGTGGCCGTGCTGGGGGAGATGCTGGAGCTGGGGGAGCAGTCTGGGCAGGAGCACCGCGCCCTGGGCGAGGCCGCGGCCGCCGCCGGGGTCACCGAGCTCCTGGTCCTCGGCGAGCACGCCCCGGACGTCGTGGCCGGGTTCGACGGGCGTGGGAGCAGCACCCCCGGCGCGGTCGGGGCTACGGTGCTGGCGACCAAGGAGGACGCGGCACCGTCGCTCTCGGGGCGGCTGGCACCCGGTGACGTGGTGGTGGTCAAGGCCTCGCGGGCGTGCGAGCTGCAGACCGTGGCCGAGCAGCTGGCCCTGAGTGGAGAGAGCACGTGA
- a CDS encoding UDP-N-acetylmuramoyl-L-alanyl-D-glutamate--2,6-diaminopimelate ligase yields the protein MPSPLTDLRPAAATPRSLRELAAETGGGQELRRPGSRPVQGVTLDSRQVRDGDLYAALPGQRTHGARFASDAVARGAVAVLTDAEGAALAGDALPPGTGLLVAEDPRSATARLAAALYDRPAERLTMLAVTGTNGKTTTAVLLEAALAAAGEVPATVGTLGFTVAGEQLVGRRTTVTTPESPDLQALLSLVAGRGATAVAMEVSSHALVLQRTDPVLFDVAGFTNLGQDHLDFHPDLDAYLDAKAMLFTPGRTRRAVVCLDSPAGAEIERRARAAGLDTVTTGLAPEADYHPEDLTPTRGGSTFTLVGPGGRWPVDLALPGTYNVSNAVLALAMLDRLGVDVARAATGLATATVPGRMQLLRLPGGSPTVVVDFAHTPQAVEATLGALRADLEAGGAPGASLLVVLGCGGDRDRAKRAPMGRAGARWADVVVVTDDNPRSEVPEAIRREVLDGAREGGRAREVLDGGDRRAALARALALAGPDDVVAVLGKGHESGQEVDGVVTPFDDAQVVTELAEQASAGHPTGGERRAATQHR from the coding sequence GTGCCGAGCCCGTTGACCGACCTGCGACCCGCCGCCGCCACCCCCCGGAGCCTCCGGGAGCTGGCGGCGGAGACGGGTGGGGGTCAGGAGCTCCGGCGCCCCGGCAGCCGGCCCGTGCAGGGCGTGACCCTGGACTCCCGCCAGGTCCGTGACGGCGACCTGTACGCCGCCCTGCCCGGTCAGCGCACCCACGGCGCCCGCTTCGCCTCCGACGCCGTCGCCCGCGGGGCGGTCGCGGTGCTCACCGACGCCGAGGGGGCCGCGCTGGCCGGTGACGCGCTGCCCCCCGGCACCGGGCTGCTGGTGGCCGAGGACCCGCGCTCGGCGACGGCCCGGCTGGCTGCCGCCCTCTACGACCGCCCGGCGGAGCGGCTGACGATGCTCGCCGTCACCGGCACCAACGGCAAGACCACCACCGCCGTCCTGCTGGAGGCCGCGCTGGCCGCCGCGGGGGAGGTGCCGGCCACCGTGGGCACCCTCGGCTTCACCGTCGCCGGGGAGCAGCTGGTCGGCCGGCGCACCACGGTCACCACCCCGGAGTCCCCCGACCTTCAGGCCCTGCTCTCGCTGGTGGCCGGTCGGGGCGCCACCGCGGTGGCCATGGAGGTCTCCTCCCACGCCCTGGTGCTGCAGCGCACCGACCCGGTGCTCTTCGACGTCGCCGGCTTCACCAACCTCGGCCAGGACCACCTGGACTTCCACCCCGACCTCGACGCCTACCTCGACGCCAAGGCCATGCTCTTCACCCCCGGACGGACCCGCCGCGCGGTGGTCTGCCTGGACTCCCCGGCCGGGGCGGAGATCGAGCGCCGGGCCCGCGCGGCCGGGCTGGACACCGTCACCACCGGGCTGGCCCCGGAGGCGGACTACCACCCCGAGGACCTCACCCCCACGCGCGGCGGCTCCACCTTCACCCTGGTCGGCCCGGGCGGTCGCTGGCCGGTGGACCTGGCGCTGCCCGGCACCTACAACGTCTCCAACGCCGTCCTCGCCCTGGCCATGCTCGACCGGCTGGGCGTCGACGTCGCGCGTGCGGCGACCGGGCTGGCCACGGCCACCGTGCCGGGCCGGATGCAGCTGCTCCGCCTGCCCGGGGGGAGCCCCACCGTGGTGGTCGACTTCGCCCACACCCCGCAGGCCGTCGAGGCGACCCTGGGTGCGCTGCGCGCCGACCTCGAGGCCGGCGGCGCCCCCGGAGCCAGCCTGCTGGTCGTCCTCGGCTGCGGCGGAGACCGCGACCGGGCCAAGCGCGCCCCGATGGGACGCGCTGGCGCGCGCTGGGCCGATGTCGTCGTGGTCACCGACGACAACCCCCGCAGCGAGGTCCCCGAGGCGATCAGGCGCGAGGTGCTGGACGGTGCCCGCGAGGGCGGCCGGGCCCGGGAGGTGCTGGACGGTGGTGACCGCCGGGCGGCCCTGGCCCGCGCCCTGGCCCTGGCCGGACCCGACGACGTCGTGGCGGTGCTGGGCAAGGGCCACGAGAGCGGTCAGGAGGTCGACGGCGTGGTGACGCCGTTCGACGACGCGCAGGTGGTGACCGAGCTGGCCGAGCAGGCCTCCGCCGGCCACCCGACAGGAGGGGAGCGCCGTGCGGCGACGCAGCATCGATGA
- a CDS encoding peptidoglycan D,D-transpeptidase FtsI family protein, with protein sequence MTERRPHPSRRSAADPAAGRARRPSSTRRPASERRSEAEPMSRRERPARPAASERPASERASRPASGRRGRPEPETPPSPSRASRRPAGERADRAGEGRTASTGRGASGGPRTPAGSTRGTAAPQGTGRAPRLSTRRPAGDSTGRAAAARPPRRPTSERPGSERPGSARPGPRRPPRPAVERRARVPRPPLRLPLGKSALRIRVVMVAMAVLVSLCAGRLFQLQALDSAAYAQSAADKMQYTMPLYPSRGTITDRNGLVLARSETAVDVTADPMHTNPECEPGEDDPCGIAVARKVAEVLVTHLGGRVEEYLPELTKADTRFVYLAREVPSATYQRLAVELQERKLYGVFRESNPIRSYPGGSVGANVVGFVNGENDGAAGFEYSMNAELSGVEGSEVYERDAQGNKIPLGTQEITPAVNGTSYQLTLDSELQWMAERRLAQQVQKAKAESGTAIMMNIKTGEVLAMANYPSYDASRPGAADPDDLGNRAVTDALEPGSVQKVLTFAALLDAGLITPDTKVTIPNRVRSGGDWITDSTDYTGARLTATGVMAKSANTGTVMLSRDMGKEELTRYFRSFGLGARTGIELPGESSGYLPGPDMEDYQRDQISFGQGLSMTPVQYAAAVAGLLNGGVYNPPTIVASATDKDGEAVEVPRGEPRRVISEEASTQLAQMLEAVTGEGGTGSSVTLDSYRTGGKTATAERIDPDCGCYNGYTSGYMGFAPAEDPQILTFVQVDKPVSGRYGVVVAGPVYKDLTQLALQRYAIAPSTTAAYEGRLTW encoded by the coding sequence ATGACTGAGCGCCGACCGCACCCCAGCCGGCGCAGCGCCGCCGACCCCGCTGCCGGGCGCGCCCGTCGTCCGTCCTCGACCCGTCGACCGGCGTCGGAGCGCCGATCCGAGGCCGAGCCGATGTCTCGCCGGGAGCGCCCCGCCCGTCCCGCCGCGAGCGAGCGGCCCGCCTCCGAGCGCGCCTCCCGCCCCGCCTCCGGGCGCCGGGGACGTCCCGAGCCCGAGACCCCCCCGAGCCCGTCCCGTGCCTCCCGCCGTCCGGCGGGGGAGCGAGCCGACCGCGCCGGAGAGGGCCGCACCGCCAGCACCGGTCGCGGCGCGTCCGGCGGCCCCCGCACCCCGGCCGGGAGCACCCGCGGCACCGCCGCCCCGCAGGGCACCGGCCGCGCGCCCCGCCTGAGCACCCGTCGCCCCGCCGGCGACAGCACCGGTCGCGCGGCGGCCGCCCGTCCTCCCCGCCGCCCCACCTCCGAGCGCCCCGGCTCCGAGCGCCCCGGCTCCGCCCGCCCCGGACCCCGCCGCCCCCCGCGTCCCGCCGTCGAGCGCCGGGCCCGGGTGCCCCGGCCGCCGCTCCGGCTGCCGCTGGGGAAGAGCGCCCTGCGGATCCGGGTGGTGATGGTGGCGATGGCCGTGCTGGTCTCGCTCTGCGCCGGCCGGCTGTTCCAGCTCCAGGCGCTGGACTCCGCGGCCTACGCCCAGTCCGCCGCGGACAAGATGCAGTACACGATGCCGCTCTACCCCTCCCGCGGGACCATCACCGACCGCAACGGACTGGTGCTGGCCCGCAGCGAGACCGCGGTCGACGTCACCGCCGACCCGATGCACACCAACCCCGAGTGCGAGCCCGGCGAGGACGACCCCTGCGGCATCGCGGTGGCCCGCAAGGTGGCCGAGGTCCTGGTCACCCACCTGGGCGGGCGGGTGGAGGAGTACCTACCCGAGCTCACCAAGGCCGACACCCGCTTCGTCTACCTGGCCCGTGAGGTCCCCTCCGCCACCTACCAGCGGCTCGCCGTCGAGCTGCAGGAGCGGAAGCTGTACGGGGTGTTCCGGGAGAGCAACCCGATCCGCAGCTATCCCGGCGGCTCGGTGGGGGCCAACGTGGTCGGCTTCGTCAACGGCGAGAACGACGGGGCCGCGGGCTTCGAGTACTCGATGAACGCCGAGCTGTCCGGCGTCGAGGGCTCGGAGGTCTACGAGCGCGACGCCCAGGGCAACAAGATCCCCCTCGGCACCCAGGAGATCACCCCCGCGGTCAACGGCACCAGTTACCAGCTGACCCTGGACTCCGAGCTGCAGTGGATGGCCGAGCGACGGCTGGCCCAGCAGGTCCAGAAGGCGAAGGCCGAGTCCGGCACCGCGATCATGATGAACATCAAGACCGGCGAGGTGCTGGCCATGGCCAACTACCCCAGCTACGACGCCTCCCGGCCCGGCGCGGCCGACCCCGACGACCTGGGCAACCGGGCGGTCACCGACGCCCTCGAGCCCGGCAGCGTGCAGAAGGTGCTCACCTTCGCCGCCCTGCTGGACGCCGGTCTGATCACCCCCGACACCAAGGTCACCATCCCCAACCGGGTGCGCTCCGGTGGCGACTGGATCACCGACTCCACCGACTACACCGGGGCCCGGCTGACCGCCACCGGGGTGATGGCCAAGTCGGCCAACACCGGCACCGTGATGCTCAGCCGCGACATGGGCAAGGAGGAGCTGACGCGCTACTTCCGCTCCTTCGGCCTCGGCGCCCGCACCGGGATCGAGCTCCCCGGCGAGTCCTCGGGCTACCTGCCCGGACCCGACATGGAGGACTACCAGCGCGACCAGATCAGCTTCGGCCAGGGTCTGTCGATGACCCCGGTCCAGTACGCCGCGGCGGTGGCGGGCCTGCTCAACGGGGGGGTCTACAACCCGCCCACCATCGTCGCCTCGGCCACCGACAAGGACGGCGAGGCGGTGGAGGTGCCCCGCGGCGAGCCGCGCCGGGTCATCTCCGAGGAGGCCTCCACCCAGCTCGCCCAGATGCTGGAGGCGGTCACCGGTGAGGGCGGCACCGGGTCCAGCGTGACCCTGGACTCCTACCGGACCGGCGGCAAGACGGCCACCGCCGAGCGGATCGACCCCGACTGCGGCTGCTACAACGGCTACACCTCCGGCTACATGGGCTTCGCCCCCGCCGAGGACCCCCAGATCCTGACCTTCGTGCAGGTCGACAAGCCGGTCAGCGGACGCTACGGCGTCGTCGTCGCCGGACCCGTGTACAAGGACCTCACCCAGCTCGCCCTGCAGCGCTACGCCATCGCCCCCTCGACCACCGCGGCCTACGAGGGACGGCTGACGTGGTGA